From the Selenomonas sp. oral taxon 920 genome, the window TTTTGGAAGCCGTGCTGTTTGCTGCCGGACTTCCACTCTCACTGCCGAAACTGGCTGAAATCATCGAAGCTCCCGAATGGGAGGTACAGGAGACCCTGACACAGTTAGAACACATCCTGTCGGATCGGGGGAGCGGCATATTTTTACGCAGATCAGCAGGTGGCTATCAGCTTGTGACGCATCCGAATGCCTTTCCATGGGTGAAAAAACTGTCGGAAACAGTGCAGCCGACGCTGTCGTCCTCGGCGATGGAGACGCTTTCCATCATTGCCTACAAGCAGCCGATTACGAAGCAGGAAATAGAGCACATCCGCGGTGTTCGTGCGGAGCGTTCGATCGGGCGTCTGCTTGAACTTGAGCTGATCTGCGAAATGGGGCGCAAGCAGGTGATCGGACGTCCGATTCTCTACGGGACGACCGATCTGTTTCTGCGTGCATTTGGATTGGAGCAGATTGCGGATCTTCCTGCATTGCCCGATATGGATGATGTAAAGGATACGCTGGACGACGACCAGCTGCGTCTTTTCGAGGAGATGCGTGCTGCTGCGGACATAGTGGAACACGATGCGACGCATGACGATATTGACATGGGGGAACAGAACGTCTCTGTACTTTCGCATACTGCAAAGGATTGAATGGATTGGTTGAACTACTCGCTCCTGCGGGGACAAAGGAAGCGTTTCTTGCGGCGGTTGAAAACGGTGCGAATGCTGTCTATCTGGCGGGAAAAATGTTCGGTGCACGAGCCTACGCCTCCAACTTCGATGAAGATGCGATGGCAGAGGTCATTCGTCATGCGCATCTGAAAAATGTGCAGGTTCATGTTGCGGTCAATACGATTGTCGACAGTGAAGAACTCTCGCAATTAAAAGAGTACCTCTCCTTTCTCTACGATGCGGGAGCGGATGCGATTCTCTTGCAGGATCTCGGTGCCGTGCGGCTGGCAAAGGAGATTGTGCCGCAGATGCCGCTTCACGCGAGCACGCAGATGACAGTACATAATATTGCAGGTGTTCAGGCACTTGAGGAACTCGGTTTCTCGCGTGTGGTGTTGGCGCGTGAGCTCTCCATTGCCGAGATTCGGGATATCTGCAGGAAGAGCCGCGTTGAGATCGAGAGCTTTGTGCACGGTGCACTTTGCGTCTGCTATTCGGGACAGTGCCTGATGAGCAGCATGATTGGCGGCCGCAGCGGAAATCGTGGGCGCTGTGCACAGCCCTGCCGTCTGCCCTATACGCTGGTTGATGCAAAGGGAAGTGACGTGCTCGGTGAATCTGCCGGCAACTTCCTTCTCTCACCGCGCGATCTGAATGCAGTCGAACTCATTCCTCAGCTGCTTGATGCGGGCATTGATTCCCTCAAAATCGAAGGGCGCATGAAGCGTCCGGAGTATGTTGCGACGATTGTGCATACCTATCGCAAGGCGATCGATCACCACCTCAACCCTAAAAGGGATGCTGTCGATGATACAGATCGCGATCATCTGGCGCAGGTGTTCAATCGTGATTTTACAACGGCATATATGGAAAAGCGACAGGGTCGGTATATGATGAGCGACCGCCGTCCGAACAATCGCGGACTTCTGATTGGACGCGTCACGGTATATGACCACGCTGCGCAGATGGTTTCCGTGAAGCTTACCAGAGCACTCGCCGTACACGATCAGGTGGATTTCTGGGTCAAGGTCGGCGGGCGTGTCAGTGCTGAGATCGAGCACCTGTATGATAAGTGCAGAAAGGAATGTGCGGAGGCTGCTGCGGGGGATATTGTTTCATTTCCCATACGGGGAAAAGTGCACGTTCATGACCGTGTATTCAAGGTCTATGACGCAAAACTCATGAATGCGGCAAGGCACTCCTATGATGCCGACTCCTGTGACCGCATTCCGCTGCGCGCCGTTCTTCATGCGCGACTTGGAGAACGGCTGCGCCTATCATTTACGGACGATGAGGGGAACACAGCGACGGCAGAGAGCGACTACATTGTTGTTTCGGCGAACAATCGGCCGCTCACGATCGAGACCGCTGAAAAGCAGATGGGGCGTCTTGGTACGACATTGTTTTCCCTTGCAGAGCTTTCCTGTGATAGGGATGATGCGGTAATGGTGCCGGTCAGTGAGCTGAACAATCTGCGTCGCTCTGCCATTTCCGCACTGGAAGAACTGCGCATACAGCACTTTGAGGAAAAACGTACCTCTAGCGTGCGTTTTGTAGAACAGATCGCAGTGGATTCGCTCCTGCCATCCTTGGGTTTTGGAGCGCTGCAGCCGGCGACACTCATGGTTGCCGTTGATGATATGGAGGCGATGAAGACTGCTGTTGCTGCAGGTGCGGACGGCATTCTCTACGGCGGGGAATCATTTCGTGGAGTGGCACTCCAACCGAGGGATTATGCGGCTGCTTGGGATTATGCGAAGGACTGCGGAATCCGCATCGACTACAATACGCCGCGCATTGTACGAGGGGACGAGCAGGCGGCTCTGATCCGCCTGTTTGAGAGCTTTGGAGAAAAACAGCCCGCAGCCCTGCACGTTCATCACATTGGAACGGCATATCTTGCGCGGGATCGTGTGCCCGTGACACTCCATGCGGATTATTCGATGATCTCCTATAATCCGTCTGCACTTCGCTTTCTGCATGCACATGGATTCGGCGAGGCAACGCTGTCACTGGAGCTCAACGGCAGACAGATGGAACGTCTTGTCAAGGATAGTCCCATTCCGCTCACTGTGGTTGTCAGCGGGCGTCTCCCGCTCATGATTTCGGAATACTGTGTCTTGGGAAGCTTCCTCGGGGGGCTTGATACGGGAAAATGCTCCATGCCATGCCGCAGACAGGAATTTTTTCTCCGTGACCGCAAGAATGTGGATTTCCCTGTGATGACGGATCAGTTCTGCCGTATGC encodes:
- the scpB gene encoding SMC-Scp complex subunit ScpB; amino-acid sequence: MQSLSRAAILEAVLFAAGLPLSLPKLAEIIEAPEWEVQETLTQLEHILSDRGSGIFLRRSAGGYQLVTHPNAFPWVKKLSETVQPTLSSSAMETLSIIAYKQPITKQEIEHIRGVRAERSIGRLLELELICEMGRKQVIGRPILYGTTDLFLRAFGLEQIADLPALPDMDDVKDTLDDDQLRLFEEMRAAADIVEHDATHDDIDMGEQNVSVLSHTAKD
- a CDS encoding DUF3656 domain-containing U32 family peptidase: MVELLAPAGTKEAFLAAVENGANAVYLAGKMFGARAYASNFDEDAMAEVIRHAHLKNVQVHVAVNTIVDSEELSQLKEYLSFLYDAGADAILLQDLGAVRLAKEIVPQMPLHASTQMTVHNIAGVQALEELGFSRVVLARELSIAEIRDICRKSRVEIESFVHGALCVCYSGQCLMSSMIGGRSGNRGRCAQPCRLPYTLVDAKGSDVLGESAGNFLLSPRDLNAVELIPQLLDAGIDSLKIEGRMKRPEYVATIVHTYRKAIDHHLNPKRDAVDDTDRDHLAQVFNRDFTTAYMEKRQGRYMMSDRRPNNRGLLIGRVTVYDHAAQMVSVKLTRALAVHDQVDFWVKVGGRVSAEIEHLYDKCRKECAEAAAGDIVSFPIRGKVHVHDRVFKVYDAKLMNAARHSYDADSCDRIPLRAVLHARLGERLRLSFTDDEGNTATAESDYIVVSANNRPLTIETAEKQMGRLGTTLFSLAELSCDRDDAVMVPVSELNNLRRSAISALEELRIQHFEEKRTSSVRFVEQIAVDSLLPSLGFGALQPATLMVAVDDMEAMKTAVAAGADGILYGGESFRGVALQPRDYAAAWDYAKDCGIRIDYNTPRIVRGDEQAALIRLFESFGEKQPAALHVHHIGTAYLARDRVPVTLHADYSMISYNPSALRFLHAHGFGEATLSLELNGRQMERLVKDSPIPLTVVVSGRLPLMISEYCVLGSFLGGLDTGKCSMPCRRQEFFLRDRKNVDFPVMTDQFCRMHILNSKKLSLLPYVHQIRRMGAATLRIEGRGLSYGELQSIVRMYRDALGRKAPRSEEDEEYLRMQEGKDITRGHYFRGIL